The Gordonia sp. KTR9 genome contains a region encoding:
- a CDS encoding flavin-containing monooxygenase: protein MTDTSPTPLHENTLPRRVDVLVVGVGFGGLAALHRLRTDHPQLQALAIERADGAGGVWRENDYPGAACDVPTSLYSLSFAPNPDWSNTYGRRHEIHRYLRSVAAGFADQIRYNCALTSARWDGGAQEWVVVTTDGEIRCRYLVAAPGALSEPGLPAVAGADEFTGTMFHSAQWDHSHDLRGRRVAIVGTGASAIQIVPEIVDEVGHLTVFQRTPAWVVPRLDRNIGTLERALYRRVPGVHRLVRRMVWTYREAYVLMMARNPKLLPIAKTIALAQLRVQVRDRALRRRLTPDYTIGCKRMLLTNKWFPALQRDNATVTGAITRLTARGAVDDQGREHEVDTVVFATGFTPTEPPIASVITGRDGRTLAQAWAGSPRAYRGVEIHGFPNLFFLYGPNTNLGHSSIVLMLEPQAYYMSKALAELSRSGRSAVEVTEAAQDRYNSDLDPELERTVWNSGGCSSWYLDSTGRNSVMWPKFTSDFRRMMSSFDPADHRFDDAIPAAASVHSATETDTERTVAP from the coding sequence ATGACTGACACCAGTCCCACTCCCCTGCACGAGAACACCCTGCCCCGACGCGTCGACGTCCTCGTCGTCGGCGTCGGGTTCGGCGGACTCGCGGCCCTGCACAGGCTCCGCACAGATCATCCGCAACTGCAGGCCCTGGCCATCGAACGCGCCGACGGCGCAGGCGGCGTCTGGCGGGAGAACGACTACCCGGGAGCGGCATGCGATGTGCCGACGTCGCTGTACTCCCTGTCCTTCGCGCCGAACCCGGACTGGTCCAACACCTACGGTCGGCGCCACGAGATCCACCGCTATCTGCGTTCGGTCGCAGCCGGTTTCGCCGATCAGATCCGCTACAACTGCGCCCTGACGTCGGCACGGTGGGACGGCGGCGCACAGGAGTGGGTCGTGGTGACGACCGACGGCGAGATCCGGTGCCGCTACCTGGTGGCCGCGCCCGGCGCCCTGTCCGAACCGGGACTGCCAGCCGTCGCCGGAGCGGATGAGTTCACCGGCACGATGTTCCACTCCGCGCAATGGGACCACTCCCACGACCTGCGCGGCCGCCGCGTCGCGATCGTCGGAACCGGCGCGTCGGCGATCCAGATCGTGCCCGAGATCGTCGACGAGGTAGGACATCTGACGGTCTTCCAGCGCACTCCCGCCTGGGTGGTGCCGCGTCTGGACCGCAACATCGGCACGCTCGAACGCGCGCTCTATCGTCGCGTTCCCGGAGTCCACCGGCTCGTCCGGAGGATGGTGTGGACCTATCGCGAGGCCTACGTGCTCATGATGGCCCGCAATCCCAAGCTGCTCCCGATCGCGAAGACCATCGCCCTGGCACAGCTGCGCGTCCAGGTCCGCGACCGCGCCCTACGTCGTCGGCTCACCCCCGACTACACCATCGGCTGCAAGCGGATGCTGTTGACCAACAAGTGGTTTCCCGCGCTCCAGCGCGACAACGCCACCGTGACCGGCGCGATCACCCGCCTCACCGCGCGTGGCGCCGTCGACGACCAGGGCCGCGAACACGAGGTCGACACAGTGGTGTTCGCGACCGGGTTCACCCCCACCGAACCGCCGATCGCGTCGGTGATCACCGGACGCGACGGCCGCACCCTCGCCCAGGCGTGGGCCGGTTCGCCCCGCGCCTACCGCGGGGTCGAGATCCACGGCTTCCCCAACCTGTTCTTCCTGTACGGCCCCAACACCAACCTGGGCCACAGCTCGATCGTGCTGATGCTGGAACCGCAGGCGTACTACATGAGCAAGGCACTCGCCGAACTGTCCCGCAGCGGCCGTTCGGCGGTCGAGGTCACCGAAGCCGCCCAGGATCGCTACAACTCCGACCTTGACCCCGAACTCGAACGCACGGTGTGGAATTCGGGCGGATGCTCGAGCTGGTACCTCGACTCCACCGGACGCAACTCGGTGATGTGGCCGAAGTTCACGAGCGACTTCCGTCGGATGATGTCGTCGTTCGACCCCGCCGACCACCGGTTCGACGATGCGATCCCCGCCGCCGCATCCGTGCACAGCGCCACCGAGACCGACACCGAGAGGACCGTCGCACCGTGA
- a CDS encoding GMC family oxidoreductase N-terminal domain-containing protein produces MSSIPDHYDAIVIGSGFGGSVAALRLTEKGYRVAVVESGRRFTDGDLPKTSWRLKDYVWAPALGLFGVQRMHLLRDVLVMAGAGVGGGSLNYANTLYRPLPAFFDDPHWGSITDWASELDPYYNQASRMLGVTTYPKVTPADRVIRKVAEEMGVGDTFVHTPVGVFFGEAGKTVDDPFFGGAGPARTGCTDCGACMTGCPVGAKNTLVKNYLHLAEQAGAEIIPMTTVDTVRPRSRGGYVVESHRSGRRWSRRGRRAFTADHVVFAAGTYGTNKLLLNMQQGGHLPGLSSRLGKVVRTNSEAVLAATARDLETDYTEGVAITSSFHPNAHTHIEPVRYGKGSNLIGLLQAILVDGDGRLPRPLQALVEMVRHPLITLRGLSVHRWSERTIIALVMQTADNSLELFSRRGRFGPMLRSRQGAGDPPPTWIPEGHDAVRAVAREIDGDAGGSIVDLLNIPMTAHFLGGCSIGRSAHDGVVDPYHRVFNHPGLHVVDGATVSANLGVNPSLTITAQAERALAMWPNAGEADPRPELGASYRPVEPVEPHHPTVPAHAPGALRLPITPVSNTSRAG; encoded by the coding sequence GTGAGTTCCATCCCTGACCACTACGACGCGATCGTCATCGGCTCCGGTTTCGGCGGTTCGGTTGCGGCCCTGCGACTCACCGAGAAGGGTTACCGGGTCGCCGTCGTCGAGTCCGGACGCCGTTTCACCGACGGCGATCTGCCCAAGACGAGTTGGCGCCTCAAGGACTATGTGTGGGCGCCCGCGCTCGGACTGTTCGGTGTGCAGCGCATGCATCTGCTGCGCGACGTCCTCGTCATGGCCGGCGCCGGCGTCGGCGGCGGATCGCTGAACTACGCGAACACCCTGTACCGGCCGCTCCCCGCCTTCTTCGACGACCCGCACTGGGGGTCGATCACCGACTGGGCGTCCGAGCTCGACCCGTACTACAACCAGGCCTCGCGGATGCTCGGCGTGACCACCTATCCGAAGGTGACGCCCGCCGACCGCGTGATCCGCAAGGTCGCCGAGGAGATGGGTGTCGGCGACACCTTCGTCCACACCCCGGTCGGCGTGTTCTTCGGCGAGGCGGGCAAGACCGTCGACGACCCGTTCTTCGGCGGCGCCGGCCCCGCGCGCACCGGGTGCACCGATTGCGGTGCGTGCATGACGGGTTGTCCGGTGGGAGCGAAGAACACCCTCGTCAAGAACTATCTCCACCTGGCCGAACAGGCCGGCGCCGAGATCATCCCGATGACGACCGTCGACACCGTCCGGCCGCGTTCGCGCGGCGGGTACGTCGTGGAGTCGCACCGGTCGGGCCGTCGCTGGTCGCGCCGCGGGCGCCGCGCGTTCACCGCCGATCACGTGGTGTTCGCCGCAGGCACCTACGGCACCAACAAGCTGCTGCTGAACATGCAGCAGGGCGGCCACCTGCCCGGGCTGTCGTCTCGCCTGGGCAAGGTGGTCCGCACCAACTCCGAGGCGGTCCTCGCCGCCACCGCCCGCGACCTCGAGACCGACTACACCGAGGGTGTGGCGATCACGTCGTCGTTCCATCCCAATGCGCACACCCACATCGAGCCGGTGCGATACGGCAAGGGCAGCAACCTGATCGGCCTGCTGCAGGCGATCCTCGTCGACGGCGACGGACGCCTGCCGCGCCCGTTGCAGGCACTCGTCGAGATGGTCCGCCATCCGCTGATCACGCTCCGCGGCCTCTCCGTTCACCGCTGGTCGGAGCGTACGATCATCGCGCTCGTCATGCAGACGGCGGACAACTCCCTCGAACTGTTCTCCCGCCGAGGCCGATTCGGCCCGATGCTGCGCAGTAGGCAGGGTGCGGGCGATCCGCCGCCGACATGGATCCCGGAAGGGCACGACGCGGTGCGTGCCGTCGCGCGCGAGATCGACGGCGACGCGGGCGGTTCCATTGTCGACCTGCTGAACATCCCGATGACCGCGCACTTCCTGGGCGGCTGCTCGATCGGTCGGTCGGCGCACGACGGTGTGGTGGATCCGTACCACCGAGTGTTCAACCACCCGGGCCTGCACGTCGTCGACGGTGCGACCGTCTCCGCCAACCTCGGTGTCAACCCGTCACTGACGATCACCGCGCAGGCCGAACGCGCGCTGGCGATGTGGCCGAATGCCGGCGAGGCCGACCCACGGCCCGAGCTCGGTGCGTCGTACCGGCCGGTCGAGCCGGTCGAGCCCCATCACCCGACCGTGCCGGCGCACGCACCCGGCGCGCTCCGCCTCCCGATCACGCCGGTGTCCAACACTTCACGCGCTGGTTGA